Proteins from a genomic interval of Diceros bicornis minor isolate mBicDic1 chromosome 34, mDicBic1.mat.cur, whole genome shotgun sequence:
- the CCDC9 gene encoding coiled-coil domain-containing protein 9, which produces MSATLDLKSKEEKDAELDKRIEALRRKNEALIRRYQEIEEDRKKAELEGVAVTAPRKGRSVEKENVAVEVEKNLGPSRRSPGTPRPAGPSKGGRTPHQQGGRAGMGRASRSWEDGAGEQPRGGAGGRGRRGRGRGSPHLSGAGDASVADRKSKEWEERRRQNIEKMNEEMEKIAEYERNQREGVLEPNPVRNFLDDPRRRSGPLEEPERDRREGSRRHGRNWGGPDFERVRCGLEQERQGRRAGLGSAGDMTLSMTGRERSEYLRWKQEREKIDQERLQRHRKPTGQWRREWDAEKTDGMFKDGPAAALDPSHRYDDQAWARPPKPPTFREFLSRHKAEVSRRRKRSSRAPAKAAPRAYSDHDDRWETKEAASPAPEAPQPTPPEETPMQPPETPAPAHRPPEDEGEEDEGEDEGEDEEWEDVSDDEEEIEEEEEADEQEPARDHQPQEAEPTRSATSEQANTEPSIPEEPLPLPPAPATPSSPFSPPGGHQPVSDWGEEMELNSPRTAHPADALSPGEAWPFGNA; this is translated from the exons ATG TCAGCCACGCTGGATCTGAAGTCAAAGGAGGAGAAGGATGCCGAGCTGGACAAGAGGATCGAGGCTCTTCGGCGGAAGAATGAGGCCCTCATCCGGCGCTACCAG GAGATTGAGGAGGACCGTAAGAAGGCTGAACTCGAGGGCGTAGCGGTGACAGCGCCCCGGAAGGGCCGCTCGGTGGAGAAGGAGAATGTGGCGGTTGAGGTG gAGAAGAACCTGGGTCCCTCCCGGAGGTCTCCTGGGACCCCTCGGCCCGCAGGGCCCAGCAAGGGAGGCCGGACCCCCCACCAGCAGGGAGGCCGGGCAGGCATGGGCCGGGCATCCCGCAGCTGGGAGGACGGTGCGGGGGAGCAGCCTCGAGGAGGAGCTGGGGGCCGCGGCCGGAGGGGCCGGGGCAGGGGCTCCCCTCATCTCTCCGGAGCTGGAGACGCCTCAGTTGCCGACCGAAAATCCAAG GAGTGGGAGGAGCGACGCAGGCAGAACATTGAGAAGATGAACGAAGAGATGGAGAAGATCGCAGAGTATGAACGCAACCAGCGG GAAGGTGTGCTGGAGCCCAACCCCGTGCGCAACTTCCTGGACGACCCCCGGCGGCGCAGCGGGCCCCTGGAGGAGCCGGAGCGGGACCGGCGGGAAGGCAGCCGCCGGCACGGGCGCAACTGGGGGGGCCCCGACTTCGAGCGGGTGCGCTGCGGCCTCGAGCAGGAGCGGCAG GGCCGCCGGGCCGGCCTGGGCAGCGCTGGGGACATGACGCTCTCCATGACGGGCCGAGAGCGCTCGGAGTACCTGCGCTGGaagcaggagagggagaagaTCGACCAGGAGCGGCTGCAGCGACACCGCAAGCCCACCGGCCAGTGGAGGCGGGAGTGGGATGCCGAGAAGACGGACGGGAT GTTCAAGGATGGCCCAGCCGCTGCCCTGGACCCCTCCCACCGCTACG ATGACCAGGCCTGGGCCCGGCCCCCCAAGCCCCCCACTTTCCGGGAGTTCCTCTCCCGGCACAAAGCAGAGGTGAGCcgcaggaggaagaggagcagcCGAGCCCCGGCCAAGGCAGCCCCCCGCGCCTACAG TGACCACGACGACCGCTGGGAGACGAAAGAGGCAGCGTCCCCAGCCCCCGAGGCCCCACAGCCCACGCCCCCCGAGGAGACGCCCATGCAG CCGCCAGagaccccagcccctgcccaccgGCCTCCTGAGGACGAGGGGGAGGAGGACGAGGGGGAGGACGAGGGGGAGGACGAGGAGTGGGAAGACGTGAGTGATGACGAGGAGGAGattgaggaggaagaagaggctgATGAGCAAGAACCAGCCCGAGACCACCAACCCCAAGAGGCTGAGCCCACCAGGAGCGCCACCAGTGAGCAGGCCAACACAGAGCCCTCCATACCGGAGGAGCCCCTGCCGCTTCCCCCGGCCCCTGCCACGCCTTCTAGCCCCTTCTCACCCCCTGGAGGCCACCAGCCTGTGTCTGACTGGGGTGAAGAGATGGAGCTGAATTCTCCCCGGACCGCCCACCCGGCTGATGCCCTCTCTCCCGGTGAGGCCTGGCCTTTTGGAAATGCATGA
- the INAFM1 gene encoding putative transmembrane protein INAFM1 gives MRGTSCVGGGGESPGGAGLSEGPRGRWLRLAPVCAYFLCVSLAAVLLAVYYGLIWVPTRPPAAPAGPPPSAPVPPCAARPGAPPAPAPAAASASCLLGAPGGPRPQLALPRSRRRRSDPGRRPTPGETPEAAGGRGPG, from the coding sequence ATGCGGGGCACGAGCTGCGTGGGCGGCGGCGGCGAGAGCCCGGGTGGCGCCGGGCTGAGCGAGGGCCCTCGGGGCCGTTGGCTGCGCCTGGCCCCGGTCTGCGCCTACTTCCTCTGCGTCTCGCTGGCCGCCGTGCTGCTCGCCGTCTACTACGGCCTCATCTGGGTGCCCACGCggccccccgccgcccccgccggccCGCCGCCCAGCGCGCCCGTCCCTCCGTGCGCCGCCCGCCCGGGCGCGCCGCCCGCCCCGGCGCCCGCCGCCGCGTCGGCCTCCTGCCTCCTGGGCGCCCCCGGCGGCCCGCGACCCCAGCTCGCGCTGCcgcgcagccgccgccgccgcagcgACCCCGGCCGCCGCCCGACGCCCGGAGAGACGCCGGAGGCCGCGGGGGGGCGAGGGCCCGGGTAG